The Pirellulales bacterium genomic interval CAGAGATTGTCGAACGTGCTGCTGCTGGCAGCTCGGCGTCGCGCGGCCCTCGCGGCGCAGGCGCGGGAGCCCGTTCGCGACAGCGACCAAATGCAGAAGGTCAATTGGTGGGAACTTTTACGGGCCGGCTATGAATCCGAAGCCCACGAGTTGGTGTTGGAAGACGAGTCCCTACAGTTGGCGGGGCGTCCCTGGCGCGTGCTGTCGCGAGGGTCGCTACGAATCCCCGTCGTCAAAGCGCTCACCCCCGCGGGCGACCGGTCGCCACTGCCCAAACCTCAGCATGCAGCGCGCGTCGCCGCCTACTGTCGACTGCTCTCCCAGTCGGTGGGGGGCGAGTCTCCGTTCGGGATTGTGATCTTTGGTAGCACCTACGAAGGTTCGCGATTTGTCCATCCGTTGTATGTGTTGTGTGACATGTTGTGCCTCCATGCTGCCGGCTCTCTCCGGCTTGCGGTTTCTACCGGGCCCCTTCCCGGCTCTGGATCAGCTGGAAGGGGCCGCTTCCTATTTCCCGCCGACGCTTGCACGCTGATATCCATCCGCGGACAAGCGAGGCGAGCGTCCCCCGCCCCTCACCTGCGGCGGGGACGTGAGACTTGCGCGGGAGAGTTTCCCTTGCTCCTTGTCTCCTAGCATGATAAACTAGTTAAGTAAACTGGTTTGTTTTAGGGTACCGCCAATGATCGAAGTGGGAACATTCGAAGCCAAAACGCACCTCACGCAGCTCTTGGAGCGGGTCGCCAAAGGGGATCGCATCGTCATCACCCGCCGGGGGAAGCCGGTGGCCATGCTGGTGCCGCCCGAGGTGGAACAGGAGACGGATGTGGCCGCCGTGGTGCGCGCCATGCTGGCCCAGCGTGACCAGCAGGGACCGAAATTGGGCCGCGGCGTGTCGGTGCGGCAGCTCATCGAAGAGGGGCGACGATACTAATGGCAAAGACGAAGCGATCCAAGCCGGCGGCGCCGGCCTCGCGGTTTGTGCTCGACTGCTCCGTCGTCTTTGCCTGATTCTTTGCCGACGAGTCGAGCGACTACGCCGACGCCGTGGCTGCCAGCCTCATCAAGTCCGCTGCGATGGTTCCGGCACTCTGGGCGCTGGAAGTGGCCAATACACTGCTCGTAGGAGAGCGGCGTGGCCGAAGCACCGCGCCTCAGGCGTCTGCCTTCTTGGCCCGCCTGGCAAGCCTTCCCATCACGCTCGAAGACCAAACGGTCACGGCGGCCTGGTCCGGTGTCATGGCCATCGCCCGCGACCATCAACTCTCGGCTTATGATGCGGCCTACCTCGAATTGGCGCTATGCGAGGGGCTGCCGCTGGCCACACTCGACGGCAAACTTCAGGCGGCCGCGAAAGCGCTTGGTATCAAACATCACACGCCTTAAGCCCGGCTCTACTCTCACGTCTGATCGGATCAGAAACGCGCCTCAAACGCTGCTCCTGCGCCCCTGGCCATCGGCCTATTCTGACCGCCAAGCTCAAGTTTCGTTCTTTAGCGCGATGCCGATTTCCCCAGCGATATCCTTGAGAATCTTCGTCATCAGACCGGCTGGATTGCGGACATGTTGCGATTGCCGGGCCTCGCGATACTGTCCCAGCGCCCTCTCGACTGGCCCCGGGCCCATGCGTCGCACGCACCGGGTCCACCAAATCAAATCGCCCTTGGCTCCGGTGAGCTCAACCAGTTGATCGACCAGATACCACGATCGCTCGTCCAGGGGTGACGGTGCAAGCTGTAGCGGAAACGATGCCTGGGGGCGCATGCCGCGGGTAAACACTGCTAACCAACGCCCGTCCTTCGCACGATCAAAGCGAAATGACCGTAACAGCGCGACTTTGTTCTGAGTCAGTCCTTTGGCAGCCGATGCTAACGTTCCTCGCACATCCTGCGGGCGGCAATACTTGGGATTTGTTCACCCTCGATACCACGGACAGTAGTTTGTGCGACCCCGCCTTCCCGTAGTGCCAAAGGCCGTAGAGCAGTTACTTTACATTGAATCAGCACCGGCCGCGTCTCGGGAAATGGCGGGCAACGGGGCCCTCACCGCCGGGAAAAGGTTAAACTCCATGGCTGGCCAGCCCCCATGAGGACTGACCCTAATTCAAATCCAAGGAGGCCTTTATCGAGCGCGACGGGCAGACGTTCTACTTTTGCAGCGAACATTGCCGAAAGAAGTTCGTCGGTCTACAACGCGGCCATTCGCATCACGACTATGCGGCCGCTACGTATGTTCTTCGCCTTTAAAGACATGAGGACGGGTATCGTCAAAGAGAAGAACCCCATGAGTCATCAGCAGAGTCCGAATGCAGCCGAAACGTATGAGAGGTATCTTGGCCCCGCAATCTCTGATCCTTGGACACGCGTGCTGCTCGAATACGCCGCTCCGCGGCCTGGCGAGCATGCGCTGGACGTAGCGTGCGGCACAGGCAGCGTGGCGCGGCACGTCGCGCCCCTGGTTGGAGCGGGAGGGAAGGTGGTCGCGCTCGATATTAGTCCGGAAATGCTGGCCGTCGCGAGTGCGCTCCCCGCACCTGTAGGTGCGACGATTGAGTGGCGGGAAGGGAATGCAATCGCCCTCGCCCTGCCGGATGGCGCGTTCGATCTCGTGCTGTGCCAGCAAGGATTGCAGTTTTTTTCTGACCGCGCCGCGTCCTTACGAGAGATGCGGCGGGTACTGACCAATGGTGGGCGTGTCGTCCTGAGTGTGTGGCAGGCCCTCCAGCGTCATCCCGTTTACGAAGCGCTGTTTGAAGCGACGACACGGCACCTGGGTTCGGCTACCTCTGAAGTGGCTTTGTCCTTTTCCTTGGGGGATGCCGAGGAGCTGCGTGCGCTCCTGAGCGATGCAGGCTTTCAGCGAATGGAAGTTACTCCCCGGTCGCTCAATATTCACCTTCCGTCGCCAGCGCGTTTTGTGCAACTCACGGTGCTGGGGGCGGCGACGTCGATACCGGTGTTTGCACAATTGGATACCGCGGCGCGTTCCGCACTTGTGGAAGCGGTCACCGGTGAAACGGAAGCTGTCTCGCAACGTTACCGCGATGGGGACAAGTTGACTTTTTCGATGTCCACGCACATCGCAGTTGCATTCGCGTAAGTAGTAAGTTGGCCGAGCAAAGCGGTTTCTGACAGGATTCGCAATCATGGTCCTCGTATTGATGGGCGTTTCAGGCACGGGAAAAACGACCGTCGGCAAGTGCTGGCCACTAAGGTGGGCTGGGACTTCGTCGAGGGAGACGACTATCACCCGATTGCGAATGCCGGCAGTATCTGGAACGGCACGACCTCGAATGCGTCCACTATGTCTTCTTGCACGGCTCGGAGGAGCTGATCAGCTGCCGTCTGGCGGAACGCAAAGGGCACTTCATGAACCCAAAACTGCTCCAGAACCAGTTCGAGGCGCTGGAGGTCCTGGAGGGAACCCTTCAGGTCGATATCACCCCTGCCTCCGAAGTGATCGCGGCCGAGATCCGGCGTAGGGTGGGCCTCTGACCTCGGCCGCATGAGGCTCGTGGGCGTGGCTGCGAAGTTAGACGCAGGTGATCCGATGGCGAGTGAACGGGAGAAGATGCTCCAAGATGGCGGAGAGCTTGAATGATCTCTTAGCGCTGCTGGAGTAGGTTCGCCCGACAGGCGGTAATGACTTTCGACGTGATCAGATAGGAGGCCCGCAATGATGACGATCGCTGATTCCAATCGGATTCACCCGCAGGTGCGAATTGGGCACGTGCATCTCAAGGTCGCGGACCTGGAACGGGCGATCGGCTTCTACCATGGCGTGCTCGGCTTTGAGCTCACGCAACGCTACGGTGAGCAAGCTGCATTTCTGTCGGCGGGCGGATACCACCACCACATCGGGCTAAATACCTGGGAGAGCCTTGGCGGCTCATCGCCTCCCGCCGGCACGACAGGGCTTTATCACTTCGCGATCTTGTACCCGACTCGGGCCGCGCTGGCCGATGCACTTCGCCGATTGCTGGCCGCGGGGATTCCACTGGACGGAGCGAGCGACCATGGAGTGAGCGAGGCCCTGTACCTGCGCGACCCGGATGGCAACGGGGTGGAACTCTATTGGGACCGCCCGCAAGAGACATGGCCGAGAAGCGGGGACGGAAGTCTGGAGATGTTCACACGGTCACTCGACCTTAATGCCTTGCTTGGGGAAGCTCAGTCAAGACCACAGGCACCAACCGCTTGACAGAAACCCTAACGTAATTGCCTCCTTTGCTTTGCACCCAGCACCAGCGCCCGGGCCACGGTGGCCACGTTCACCGGCTGCCAGTTGCGGTTGAGCACCAGCGTCGGGCGCTCAAGCGTCTTCGCTACCATCGATTCGTTCCTCTTTGAATTCCGGAGAGTTGAAAGTAGAGAGTAGACCGCAGGAGAACTGCTGTTGTCCTACTTTCTACTGTCTCTTCTCTCCTGCTCTGTGCGGCTTTGCCGCACCAGGGTGTCCGAACGGAGTTGAACCGTCACCTTCTGGCGACCAACCTTCGGTTGGTGCCCGAGCCAGACGTGCAGAAACCGCTACACCACGGACGCCATATTGCGGGCCGCCGCCCAACGTGAGCGACGGCCCGCTCGATCAATCGATAAACACCAGGTGCCGCATGGCAGGCGCCCGGTTCTCCGTGTTTGTGAACACGCGATGCCAATCGTCCAACCGGATCGTTTTGTGATCCGGGTGACGCACGGTGCCACTCACATAAGCCTCCGGGTTCTGCCGCACGACCGACCACCGCAAGTGGGCCTTCGATGGATCCTTGATCAACAACCGGCGGTATCGCTTGGGAGTCGAACCCATCTCTCCGCCTTGAAAGGGCGGTATCCTCAGGCCGATAGACGAACGAGCCATGTGTGTTTTTGTCAGCGCGCACGCTGAGCGCAGTGGGTCGGGAGGCGCTCGAATCCTCGTCTGCGGCTTTTCAGGCCACCGCCGACCTACCTTCGGTCGGTGCCCGCGTCTCAGCTACCGACCCAGCGATGCTTGTTGGCGTTTGCGTTTGTGTCCCGATCAGCCAACAAAAAAAGGCCCGATGTCGCTCGGACACCAGGCCTTGGAGGGGATCGCGTAGTAGCGGCCGAGTGTCACAAGCGCAGTCTGAGTGTGGGCATATTCCCCGCGAGCAAGCTGCCTCGTCGCCCGGAATGACCCTGGGCGCACGTGGAACCCGCCAGCGCGGAATAACCCGCACCTATGCGTTCTTGGATCGAACTCAGTCGTAAGAAGATCATGGAAGGTACTACCAGTTCCGCATGGGTCGCGGTTTCAAGGTCTCGGTTTGTTCGGCGAGTCCGCCGCCGTCCGTCCTGATTAGACGCCAGCCGCTGACTTTTGGTTCAGGGGGAGATCGACTTTTTTTCAGCCAATTGGCCAGATTCGTCTGGGCGGGAGCGACTTTTCACGCAGGGGGACAGCTATTGTGATTCTACGAGGCAACCAGCGTCGCGCGAGTTGGCCGAACCCCCTGTGGCTTTGCCGATGACATTGGCCCCTTATCCGGCGAGAAAGCCCCACGCAGCCCCCTCACGAACGCGAGCAACGATTTTGGCGGTGGAGGGCGAATGCTGACGATTGCTACGAATGCCTACGGCCTAACGACGAATTTGCATGCCTCGACAATCGTCAACAAAGCGCCTCTTCAATCTTGACTTTGCGGACGGACTCGTAGTCAAACTTGATCAATACTTTAGCTGCGTCGGGGTGTCGGTCCAAACCATGTTGTGCGCTCAAGTCGCGCCCGTTTGCCAAAATTGGGATCCACATCGAGGCAGGCGGTCCTGCGTTGCCGATAGCGTTTGGACTGTGAACGACGGTTACTTGCGAGTGAGTCAGTTTACATCGAATTACTCTCAGAATCGCCTCGTTCGGCACTTGGCCTTGTACGTCAAGCGATGTTGACTACAAACTCTCCACTGCGGGCAACGCAGATTTCGTCCTTGATGACGAAGCACTCAACCCAGTGCATCCCCGCATAGGTCGTCTCCTCTTCTCGCTGTCTACCGCTCTTATCGCTGTCGTAAAAGTCGCCGCGCAGCTGATTCGCAGCTCGTGCCTCCGCACCAGTGTTTACAACTTGCCAAAACACCTTGTAAGGCTTGGGAACGTCGGTGACCGCCTCCAAATTTATGGTGCCGTGCTTAGG includes:
- a CDS encoding type II toxin-antitoxin system prevent-host-death family antitoxin, with the translated sequence MIEVGTFEAKTHLTQLLERVAKGDRIVITRRGKPVAMLVPPEVEQETDVAAVVRAMLAQRDQQGPKLGRGVSVRQLIEEGRRY
- a CDS encoding type II toxin-antitoxin system VapC family toxin, giving the protein MAASLIKSAAMVPALWALEVANTLLVGERRGRSTAPQASAFLARLASLPITLEDQTVTAAWSGVMAIARDHQLSAYDAAYLELALCEGLPLATLDGKLQAAAKALGIKHHTP
- a CDS encoding VOC family protein; protein product: MMTIADSNRIHPQVRIGHVHLKVADLERAIGFYHGVLGFELTQRYGEQAAFLSAGGYHHHIGLNTWESLGGSSPPAGTTGLYHFAILYPTRAALADALRRLLAAGIPLDGASDHGVSEALYLRDPDGNGVELYWDRPQETWPRSGDGSLEMFTRSLDLNALLGEAQSRPQAPTA
- a CDS encoding class I SAM-dependent methyltransferase; translated protein: MFFAFKDMRTGIVKEKNPMSHQQSPNAAETYERYLGPAISDPWTRVLLEYAAPRPGEHALDVACGTGSVARHVAPLVGAGGKVVALDISPEMLAVASALPAPVGATIEWREGNAIALALPDGAFDLVLCQQGLQFFSDRAASLREMRRVLTNGGRVVLSVWQALQRHPVYEALFEATTRHLGSATSEVALSFSLGDAEELRALLSDAGFQRMEVTPRSLNIHLPSPARFVQLTVLGAATSIPVFAQLDTAARSALVEAVTGETEAVSQRYRDGDKLTFSMSTHIAVAFA